One window of ANME-2 cluster archaeon genomic DNA carries:
- a CDS encoding 4Fe-4S binding protein produces the protein MQAAGEEGLMCRFCVLHGKGNRWFHHVDNFEKRHLDDKQRLELARAIYLDTAGREIPVSLFMSKYGMMLKGMPVLLKTPLVKYAARPAANRLMEKYHVGQVITIEEARRLVDISGHVALFDCWCRHRKGNDEACCMGVGAYGDLADDIPELKHISISPDEAIAIMEQYEDKGSFHSVWTVKAPFISTICNCDNSVCHGTEGLRLGVTSALHKGHEYAMTLPDKCNNCNLCIPGCPFGVRYESGEVVIAEREACFGCGLCRRVCPEDAIRMVDRP, from the coding sequence TGTGGATAACTTTGAGAAAAGGCACCTTGATGACAAACAGCGGCTTGAACTTGCCCGTGCCATCTACCTGGACACTGCCGGCCGGGAAATACCTGTGTCCCTGTTCATGTCAAAATACGGGATGATGCTTAAGGGAATGCCGGTGTTGCTCAAAACCCCGCTCGTAAAATATGCAGCACGCCCGGCCGCTAACCGTCTTATGGAGAAGTACCACGTGGGACAGGTCATCACCATCGAAGAGGCACGGCGGCTTGTAGACATTTCAGGACACGTGGCCCTGTTCGACTGCTGGTGTCGCCACAGGAAGGGAAACGACGAAGCATGCTGTATGGGCGTGGGGGCTTACGGTGACCTGGCAGATGACATACCAGAGCTAAAACACATCAGCATCTCTCCCGACGAGGCAATTGCCATCATGGAGCAGTACGAGGACAAAGGTTCATTCCACAGCGTCTGGACCGTCAAGGCTCCTTTCATCTCTACTATCTGCAACTGCGATAACAGCGTATGCCACGGCACAGAAGGGCTGCGCCTGGGTGTAACCTCGGCACTGCATAAAGGGCATGAGTATGCCATGACACTACCAGATAAGTGCAACAACTGCAACCTGTGCATACCTGGCTGTCCCTTTGGTGTGAGATATGAAAGCGGGGAAGTAGTCATTGCCGAAAGGGAGGCGTGTTTCGGCTGCGGATTGTGCAGACGTGTCTGTCCCGAAGATGCTATCCGGATGGTTGACAGGCCCTGA